GTGCCAGCGCGCGGGTGCCTGATGACGGGAAAATATCCCTTAAATCATAAAGCCGTTTCTAACGATCTACCCCTTCCTTTGACGGAAACCGGCATCGCAGAGGTCTTCAAAGAAGCAGGCTATGCAACGGGTTACATCGGTAAATGGCATCTCGGCGGCATGCCCAGAGACAAATTTATCACACCTGAGATGCGGTTCGGTTTTGACCATTGGATCGGATGGAATTGTCACCACGATTATTTCAATGCCCCATATCACGACTCCGACGGCAATCGATTCCAGATTGACGGCTATGAACCAGAGTTCCAGACCGATAAAGCGATTGAATACTGTCGCAATCATGCCAATGAACCCTTCTGTCTCTATATGAGCTGGGGACCGCCACATAACCCGTATGAACACGTCCCAGAACGCTACAAGGAGATGTACCCGCCGGATCAGATTCAGTTGCGTCCAAACGCCGTGGATACACCTGCAACACGGAAAGATCTCTCCGGCTACTACGCCCACATTACGGCTCTGGATGAAAATCTCGGACGTTTGATGACTGCGCTCAATGAAATCGGTATCGCTGACGATACTATCCTTGTCTACACCTCTGACCACGGTGATATGCTCGGTAGCCACGGACATGTCAGAAAAGAACGTCCATGGGAGGAATCTGCCCGGATTCCCTTTATGGTCCGATGGCCCCGCAGAATCCCAGCAGGTGTTACCCGCGACACCCTACTCAGTCTCGTCGATTTCATGCCGTCAATGCTGTCGCTGTGCAATTTACCGATTCCAGAGGGTGTAGAGGGTATCGACCTTTCGGAAGCGATGCTCGGTAACACAATTGACGAACCGCAGTCTGTCCTGCTTGAAGTCCCTTTGCACGGAAGTGAAGGTTTTAACTTCGGGATTCGCGAGTGGCGCGGTGTTCGCACGCATCGCTACACCTACGCCCGTCATTACGACGGAACAGGCTGGCTGCTTTACGATAACGACAACGATCCGTATCAGTTGAACAATCTCATCGACGATGAAGACTCGCAAGATCTGCGCGCAGAACTCGAAGCGGAACTCCAACGATGGCTCACTCACATAAATGATCCATGCTTGTCCGGTCTGGAACACATTCGACAACTCGGCTTATCAGAATTGTGGAACATCAGTGAGCAGCGGTTCGGCGGCAGAAATCCACGCTGGGCATAATTTTCTAATTATGCTTTACCACAAAGTTAACATAGGAGATATCAACCTATGACCGATGAAGAAAAATTTCGATTTGACTTAACCGGATTCCTCGTTCGTCCTGCGATCCTTGAACGCGACGAAGTTGATGCAATCGTTGATCAGATCGACAGGATGCATCACAACAAAGAATCCTTACCACCGGAACACCGTGCCGTACCGGGCGGTCCCGCGAGCGTCCTGATCGATCACCCCAAAGTCTTGGAGGTCCTGCATGAAATTATCGGACCCGAGATCCGGTTAGAGCACAGCTACTCTGTCTGGCGCGAAAAAGGGCAGAGGCACGGTGAACTTCACGGTGGTGGACCACAACAGGCAGATCCAATCTTCGGGTATCGCGTCAACAACGGGCAGATCCACGCTGGGATGGTACGCGTCGTCTTTGAACTCACAGACATTTCTAAAAAGGATGGTGGGACGCACTTTATAGTGGGAAGTCACAAATCCAACTTTCCGATGCATCCTGACCACATGTCGTTAGAGGAAGGGGAGCGAAGCCCGTTTCTGATGACCTACGAATGCCCCGCTGGCAGTGCAATCTTCTTCACGGAAAACTTATGTCACGCCGGGCCCGTGTGGCAACGGGAGACACCGCGTGTGGCAGTGCTAAACGCCTACGCGCATCTCGCCACACATTGGCACCGTTTACCGATTCCGCCTGAAGTTCTGTCCGCTTTACCGCGTGAAAAGCAAGCATACTTCCGTGAACCGTGGGTTGCGGATTTCCGGACGCGCCCAGCAACGAGAAACACGATTGAGCGGTTCCTTAGCAACGACGAACCACCTGTTAATACCGATCGCAAGCCGTGATTTAAAATGAACAGTGACCAGATTTTATAGTTAAAAATATGAGAAAACGCGTCCTTATTATCGGTTGGGATTGCGCCGCGCCGGCACTTGTCTTTGAGGCATTCAAAGATGATATGCCCAACACACATCGCTTGATGGCAGAAGGTACGTACGGCGAACTGGAAAGCACGATCCCACCTATCACCGTCCCAGCGTGGATGTGCATGATGACCAGCCGCGATCCGGGTGAACTCGGCATCTACGGATTCCGCAATCGTAAGGACTATTCCTACGACGCACTTACTATTGCCAACGCACACGCCGTTAAAGTGCCGACGCTCTGGGATCTGCTCGGACAGGCGCAAAAGAAATCGGCCGTCTTGGGAGTGCCACTCACCTACCCGGCGAGACCCTTTCCGGGATGGATGGTTACCAGTTTCCTCACGCCCAATCTCAATTCACAATGGACCTTCCCCCGGCGGCTGACACGGGAAATCGCACAAGTCGCAAGCGATTACATGATCGATATACCGAATTTTCGGACAGACCGGCGCGCCGAACTGGAACAACAACTCCTCAAAATGACAGCCGAACGTTTCAAACTCGCACGCCATCTACTTGAAACAAAGGATTGGGATTTCTTTACGATGGTTGAAATGGGGTCAGATCGACTCCACCACGCTTTTTGGCGATTTTGGGATAAAACGCATCCGAAGTATGAACCGGACTCGCCGTTCTCAGATACGATGCGGAACTACTATCGTACCCTCGATGCCGAACTCGGAGAGACGTTAGCGTGTGTAGACGAAAACACTACAGTCATGGTCGTCTCTGATCACGGTGCAAAACGGATGGATGGCGGTATCTGCGTCAACGAATGGCTCCGAAAGCACGGGTATCTGACGCTTAAAGCCGAACCGCAGGGAATTACACGATGGACACCGGATATGGTAGATTGGCAGCAGACAAAGGTATGGGGAGAAGGTGGGTATTACGGGCGGATTTTCATAAACGTTGAAGGTCGAGAACCTCACGGAACTGTTAGTGCAGGAGAGTATGAAAGTGTTCGTGATGAATTAAAGGCGCAACTCGAAGCAATCGTAGACGAGGCGGGACATAACATCGGCACCCGCGTTTTCAAACCTGAAGAGGTTTATCGAGAATGCCGAAACATCGCACCTGATCTCATCGTCTACTTCGGTAATCTCTTTTGGCGTTCGGTCGGAAGCGTCGGATACAACAGCATCCATACTTACGAGAACGATACCGGTCCCGACGATTGCAACCACGCGGAGATGGGAGTGTTCATCATAAAAAATGGGGAACAAGCACAAGGACTTATTCCTCCCAAGAGTCTCTACGATATTGCCCCAACGGTTCTGAACGAGCTTGACCTCGACATTCCAGAAGCGATGCAAGGGCAACCGATGTAGGGACGAGGTTACCTCGTCCGCACGGCGTTAACAATCGCCGCCGCCACAACTTCCGCCGCAAGAATACCAACAGTATTTACGCCGTTCCCAGTATGCGATCCTGTGGCAAGCGCGAAAAGTGTATCTCCATCGAACATCGTATGCGCCGGACGAACGGCACGCGCCATCCCGTCGTGCGCCATCTCTGCGACTCGGTGAACCTCTGCAGGAGTAAGCGTCGCATTTGTAGCCACAACACCGATAGTCGTATTCGTTCCCTGAACCAAATCTGTGTCCAAGAGTCGTTCCGTGATGTCTACGAAATCAGCGTTTTCCCTTCCACCCATGAGAATCTCACCTGTCCTCGGATGCACAACATTCCCAAGCGCATTCACAACCACAATTGCCGCAACAATTAAGCCCGAATCGAGACGCATACACGCCGAACCGACACCGCCCGGAGAAGACGTAACACCCGGTGCTTTACCCACTGTTGCCCCCGTACCCGCTCCGATAGCTCCCATCACTACGGGTTCACTTGTGGCATTAACGCACGCCTGATACCCCATTTCCCTATCAGGACGGACGTTCGCGTCGCCAACCCCCAGATCAAAGATAACCGCCGCGGGAACAATGGGTACACGAACGGGACCCGCGGGAAAACCGACGTTCTGTTCCTCAAGATACTGGACAACACCCCCCGCAGCATCCAAGCCGAAGGCACTTCCACCCGTTAGGAGGACGGCGTGTGCTTTTTGGACCAAACGTCCCGGACGGAGGGCTTCCGTCTCCCGAGTACCGGGTGCCGCACCGCGGACATCAACGCCTGCCGTTGCCCCTGCTGGACAGAGGACAACCGTACACCCCGTTCGAGCGGTTAAATGGGTGGCATGCCCTACCGTAATTCCGTCTATTGCCGTGAGTGTTCGATTTGTTGATGCCATGATTATATTGTAATACGCTCAAAATCCAGTGGACGGTGACTTCTGTAGCAATGTTTTCTTGATCTCTGCTATTATCCCAATTTCAATTATACTTCATGGTGAGAAACACTTCTGTCTGTGAAGGGCATTTGGACCTTCGCAGATTCAAGCAGTTCTTTTAATCTGCAGTGAAGCCAGTACCAGTGTGTTGCCCAGGTAACATTATCACCGGCAGCTTTACCAGAGAACGTCCTCTCTAACGCGAAAGTAATATCCCAATATCTGCCGG
This region of Candidatus Poribacteria bacterium genomic DNA includes:
- a CDS encoding sulfatase codes for the protein METTRKPNLIFIFGDQHRQCDVGCAGNPQVQTPVMDQLAQEGMFFPNTFTNVPICVPARGCLMTGKYPLNHKAVSNDLPLPLTETGIAEVFKEAGYATGYIGKWHLGGMPRDKFITPEMRFGFDHWIGWNCHHDYFNAPYHDSDGNRFQIDGYEPEFQTDKAIEYCRNHANEPFCLYMSWGPPHNPYEHVPERYKEMYPPDQIQLRPNAVDTPATRKDLSGYYAHITALDENLGRLMTALNEIGIADDTILVYTSDHGDMLGSHGHVRKERPWEESARIPFMVRWPRRIPAGVTRDTLLSLVDFMPSMLSLCNLPIPEGVEGIDLSEAMLGNTIDEPQSVLLEVPLHGSEGFNFGIREWRGVRTHRYTYARHYDGTGWLLYDNDNDPYQLNNLIDDEDSQDLRAELEAELQRWLTHINDPCLSGLEHIRQLGLSELWNISEQRFGGRNPRWA
- a CDS encoding phosphodiesterase — its product is MRKRVLIIGWDCAAPALVFEAFKDDMPNTHRLMAEGTYGELESTIPPITVPAWMCMMTSRDPGELGIYGFRNRKDYSYDALTIANAHAVKVPTLWDLLGQAQKKSAVLGVPLTYPARPFPGWMVTSFLTPNLNSQWTFPRRLTREIAQVASDYMIDIPNFRTDRRAELEQQLLKMTAERFKLARHLLETKDWDFFTMVEMGSDRLHHAFWRFWDKTHPKYEPDSPFSDTMRNYYRTLDAELGETLACVDENTTVMVVSDHGAKRMDGGICVNEWLRKHGYLTLKAEPQGITRWTPDMVDWQQTKVWGEGGYYGRIFINVEGREPHGTVSAGEYESVRDELKAQLEAIVDEAGHNIGTRVFKPEEVYRECRNIAPDLIVYFGNLFWRSVGSVGYNSIHTYENDTGPDDCNHAEMGVFIIKNGEQAQGLIPPKSLYDIAPTVLNELDLDIPEAMQGQPM
- a CDS encoding P1 family peptidase, which encodes MASTNRTLTAIDGITVGHATHLTARTGCTVVLCPAGATAGVDVRGAAPGTRETEALRPGRLVQKAHAVLLTGGSAFGLDAAGGVVQYLEEQNVGFPAGPVRVPIVPAAVIFDLGVGDANVRPDREMGYQACVNATSEPVVMGAIGAGTGATVGKAPGVTSSPGGVGSACMRLDSGLIVAAIVVVNALGNVVHPRTGEILMGGRENADFVDITERLLDTDLVQGTNTTIGVVATNATLTPAEVHRVAEMAHDGMARAVRPAHTMFDGDTLFALATGSHTGNGVNTVGILAAEVVAAAIVNAVRTR